Proteins from a single region of Candidatus Eisenbacteria bacterium:
- a CDS encoding DUF1844 domain-containing protein — MSETRDEGKEPINERDLFLGLVQSFQAAAMQQMGKVMNPFTEKIERDMAQAKLSIEMLEMLKTRTSGNLTGQEARFLNHVLTELRLNYVAESERGEGEAAKESGTPEDRKNPAKPEGPA, encoded by the coding sequence TGAGCGAGACAAGAGACGAGGGGAAAGAACCGATCAACGAGCGGGATCTCTTCCTGGGTCTCGTCCAATCGTTTCAGGCCGCCGCCATGCAGCAGATGGGCAAGGTGATGAACCCGTTCACCGAGAAGATCGAACGGGACATGGCGCAGGCCAAGCTCTCGATCGAGATGCTCGAGATGCTGAAAACGCGGACTTCCGGCAACTTGACCGGACAGGAGGCGCGTTTCCTGAACCACGTCCTGACCGAGCTTCGACTCAACTACGTTGCCGAAAGCGAGCGCGGCGAGGGGGAGGCCGCGAAGGAGTCCGGCACCCCCGAGGACCGGAAAAACCCCGCCAAGCCCGAAGGGCCGGCCTAG
- the mazG gene encoding nucleoside triphosphate pyrophosphohydrolase, producing the protein MSPGLRRVTSTTGRATTQAAARARRAADAMSLGLRSRGAVDTGAPCHYTSRVSPIHSNPPPASDREEFAAAAAELLDLVRHLSGPEGCPWDREQSSKTLSPYLVEEAHEIGEAIARGDRAATGEELGDLLFLVVFLAVTFEREEGSKPAELIRQIIVKMIARHPHVFGERRDLDAQGVLRQWEEGKRREAGHESILGRSPERLPALLQAYRVQEKAASVGFDWQNVEGVVAKLREEIEETERAIRAGHPERVAEEIGDLLFAAVNLARFVRSDPEAHLILAVDKFRRRFDRVSELLHERGRSPQEAGLPELDRLWETVKLEEREKREPREKRRKRV; encoded by the coding sequence ATGTCGCCGGGACTCCGGCGTGTCACGAGTACCACAGGGCGCGCGACGACGCAAGCAGCCGCTCGCGCGCGGCGGGCGGCGGACGCGATGTCGCTCGGGTTACGCAGCCGGGGTGCCGTGGACACCGGCGCTCCGTGCCACTACACTTCGCGCGTGAGCCCTATTCACTCTAATCCCCCGCCTGCGTCCGACCGAGAGGAATTCGCGGCGGCCGCCGCGGAGCTGCTCGATCTGGTACGCCACCTTTCGGGCCCGGAGGGTTGCCCCTGGGATCGCGAGCAATCTTCGAAGACGCTCTCCCCCTATCTGGTCGAGGAAGCGCACGAGATAGGAGAGGCGATCGCGCGCGGCGACCGCGCCGCGACCGGCGAGGAGCTGGGTGATCTCCTGTTCCTCGTCGTATTCCTCGCGGTCACGTTCGAGCGGGAGGAGGGCTCGAAGCCCGCGGAGCTGATTCGCCAGATTATTGTGAAGATGATCGCGCGGCACCCGCACGTATTCGGCGAGCGCCGCGACCTCGACGCCCAGGGGGTCTTGCGGCAGTGGGAAGAGGGCAAACGCCGTGAGGCGGGACACGAATCGATCCTCGGAAGGAGCCCCGAACGGCTGCCGGCCCTCCTCCAGGCGTATCGGGTCCAGGAGAAGGCCGCCTCCGTCGGCTTCGACTGGCAGAACGTGGAAGGCGTGGTCGCGAAGCTCCGCGAAGAAATCGAAGAGACCGAGCGCGCGATCCGGGCCGGCCATCCGGAGCGCGTCGCCGAGGAGATCGGCGATCTGCTATTCGCGGCGGTCAACCTGGCCCGCTTCGTACGATCGGATCCCGAAGCGCATCTGATCCTCGCCGTGGACAAGTTCCGCAGGAGATTCGACCGCGTCTCGGAGCTTCTGCACGAACGGGGGCGCTCGCCCCAAGAAGCGGGTCTGCCGGAGCTGGACCGGCTTTGGGAGACGGTGAAGCTCGAGGAGCGGGAGAAACGGGAGCCGCGGGAGAAGCGGAGGAAGAGAGTCTAG
- the alr gene encoding alanine racemase: protein MEFPTWAEVDLDRFGRNIAAIRAAIGPDCKILLVVKADAYGHGAIEISRAAIEAGVSMLGVATLHEGIELRSAGLSAPIVILSPSLLSEVDEIIEHHLTPCVSSLEFAELLSRRCLAHEVISRIHVEVDTGMGRTGVSDGDAFEFLQRVVAMPNLKLEGVFTHFPDADSGNTYFAEGQLRRFHEILDALARRKIEVPIRHAANSAGILSLPQSRLDMVRPGILAYGFYPSNRVPPAIEVEGVMSFKSRVVQLRSVPAGRFISYGRTYQAKRATRIGVLPVGYGHGLPWLLSNRGEVLIRGRRVPIVGRVTMDLTMVDATEVPDVALGDEAVLFGEQAGARVSLEEVAERAETIPYEILCSMGKRVVRLFLREGKPAKVLTLVGERHESEALETSGARRTRKVQYKSSRIPSSG, encoded by the coding sequence ATGGAATTTCCTACCTGGGCCGAAGTAGATCTGGATCGATTCGGTCGGAACATCGCGGCGATTCGCGCCGCGATCGGTCCCGACTGCAAGATTCTGCTTGTCGTGAAAGCCGACGCCTACGGGCACGGAGCGATCGAGATCTCCCGGGCGGCGATCGAGGCCGGCGTCTCGATGCTGGGCGTCGCCACGCTGCACGAGGGCATCGAGCTTCGCTCTGCCGGGCTCAGCGCCCCGATCGTGATCCTGAGCCCGTCGCTCCTTTCCGAGGTCGACGAGATCATCGAGCACCACCTCACCCCCTGCGTCTCGAGCCTGGAATTCGCGGAGCTCCTGTCCCGCCGGTGCCTCGCGCACGAGGTGATCTCGCGCATCCACGTCGAGGTGGATACCGGGATGGGCCGGACGGGGGTTTCCGACGGCGACGCGTTCGAATTCCTGCAGCGCGTCGTCGCGATGCCGAATTTGAAGCTCGAGGGGGTATTCACGCATTTTCCGGACGCGGACTCCGGGAACACCTACTTCGCCGAAGGGCAGCTTCGCCGCTTCCACGAGATCCTGGACGCCCTCGCCCGGAGGAAGATCGAGGTTCCGATCCGTCACGCGGCGAATAGCGCGGGCATCCTCAGCCTTCCTCAGTCCAGACTCGACATGGTACGGCCGGGAATCCTCGCGTATGGCTTCTACCCCAGCAATCGCGTGCCGCCCGCGATCGAGGTCGAAGGGGTGATGTCCTTCAAGTCGCGCGTCGTGCAGCTGCGCTCGGTTCCGGCGGGTCGCTTCATCAGCTACGGCCGCACCTATCAGGCGAAGCGGGCCACGCGCATTGGAGTCCTCCCGGTCGGATACGGCCACGGCCTGCCGTGGCTCCTTTCGAACAGGGGAGAGGTCCTGATCCGCGGCCGGCGCGTTCCGATCGTCGGGCGCGTGACGATGGATCTCACCATGGTGGACGCGACCGAGGTCCCCGACGTGGCGCTGGGGGACGAGGCGGTCCTGTTCGGCGAGCAGGCAGGGGCGAGGGTCAGCCTCGAGGAGGTCGCGGAGCGCGCGGAGACGATTCCCTACGAGATCCTGTGCAGCATGGGGAAGCGCGTCGTGCGGCTCTTCCTTCGCGAAGGAAAGCCCGCCAAGGTTCTCACCCTGGTGGGGGAACGCCATGAGTCGGAGGCCCTCGAAACATCGGGGGCGCGGCGCACGCGCAAGGTGCAGTATAAGAGCAGCCGCATTCCGTCCTCCGGCTAG